One stretch of Rattus norvegicus strain BN/NHsdMcwi chromosome 12, GRCr8, whole genome shotgun sequence DNA includes these proteins:
- the Cops6 gene encoding COP9 signalosome complex subunit 6 gives MERGGPWLAGAGKMAAAAAAAAAAAAAAANGSGGSSGMEVDAAVPSVMASGVTGSVSVALHPLVILNISDHWIRMRSQEGRPMQVIGALIGKQEGRNIEVMNSFELLSHTVEKKIIIDKEYYYTKEEQFKQVFKELEFLGWYTTGGPPDPSDIHVHKQVCEIIESPLFLKLNPMTKHTDLPVSVFESVIDIINGEATMLFAELTYTLATEEAERIGVDHVARMTATGSGENSTVAEHLIAQHSAIKMLHSRVKLILEYVKASEAGEVPFNHEILREAYALCHCLPVLSTDKFKTDFYDQCNDVGLMAYLGTITKTCNTMNQFVNKFNVLYDRQGIGRRMRGLFF, from the exons ATGGAAAGGGGCGGGCCGTGGCTGGCGGGCGCGGGGAAaatggcggcggcggcggcggcggctgcggcggcggcggcggcggcggcgaacGGGAGCGGAGGCAGCAGCGGCATGGAGGTGGATGCAGCAG TCCCCAGCGTGATGGCCTCCGGAGTGACTGGGAGTGTTTCCGTCGCTCTTCATCCCCTTGTCATCCTCAACATCTCAGACCATTGGATCCGCATGCGCTCCCAGGAGGGGCGGCCTATGCAGG TGATTGGGGCTCTGATCGGGAAGCAGGAGGGGCGAAATATCGAAGTGATGAACTCCTTTGAGCTGCTGTCTCACACCGTGGAAAAGAAGATTATCATTGACAAAGAATATTATTACACCAAGGAGGAGCAGT TTAAACAGGTTTTCAAGGAGCTGGAGTTTTTGGGTTGGTATACCACAGGGGGGCCACCTGACCCCTCAGACATCCACGTCCATAAGCAG GTTTGCGAGATAATTGAGAGTCCTCTCTTTCTGAAGTTGAACCCTATGACCAAGCACACAGAT CTGCCTGTCAGCGTTTTTGAGTCTGTCATCGATATAATCAATGGAGAG GCCACAATGCTGTTTGCTGAACTCACTTACACTCTGGCCACTGAGGAAGCTGAACGTATCGGTGTAGACCATGTGGCCCGGATGACAGCTACAGGCAGTGGGGAGAACTCCACTG TGGCTGAACACCTCATAGCTCAGCACAGCGCCATCAAGATGCTGCACAGCCGTGTGAAGCTCATTTTAGAGTACGTCAAGGCCTCTGAAGCAG GAGAGGTTCCCTTCAACCATGAGATCCTGCGGGAGGCCTATGCCCTATGCCACTGTCTTCCAGTTCTCAGCACTGACAAGTTCAAGACAGACTTTTATGAT CAATGCAATGACGTGGGGCTTATGGCCTACCTCGGCACCATCACCAAAACGTGCAACACAATGAACCAGTTTGTGAACAAGTTCAACGTCCTGTATGACCGACAAGGCATCGGCAGGCGGATGCGGGGACTGTTTTTCTGA